Proteins encoded by one window of Candidatus Bathyarchaeota archaeon:
- the carB gene encoding carbamoyl-phosphate synthase (glutamine-hydrolyzing) large subunit, with amino-acid sequence MPKFDWIKKVLVLGSGAIKIGEAAEFDYSGSQCLKALREDGIETVLINPNIATIQTDPRLSGKVYLLPVTPEYVEKVIEKERPDGILLGFGGQTALNCGIELEKKGILQKYNVKVLGTPVQAIEDTGDRERFRQAMLKAGVPFLKSQAATSVKQALEIADQIGYPVMVRVAYTLGGKGAGVAHNQKELKDIVSVGIVQSRISQVLVEEYVGGWKEVEYEVMRDYADNCLTVCNMENFDPMGIHTGDSIVVAPSQTLTNREYHHIRSISINAIRSLGIVGECNIQWALHPTSEECRVIEVNSRMSRSSALASKVTGYPLAYIATKLTLGYTLPELINKVTEVTTACFEPALDYITVKIPRWDLQKFKNADRHVGPQMRSVGEVMAIGRCFEEALQKAVRMLDIGKIGLVCNPEDAEPESEERLRDEMAHPTDERLYKIAKALRMGIPIMEIYRLSGVDPFFLYKIQNIVNMEDKLKALNLADSDAVEVIREAKRIGFSDEQIAVCQKTSASTIRSFRKTANIIPAVKQIDTLAAEWPAKTNYLYLTYGGDEDDIELSGTTSKVVVLGAGVFRIGSSVEFDWCGVNTIWALKKNGIQEAIMVNYNPETVSTDYDVSDKLYFEELTTERILDIYDKESPLGVITSVGGQIPNNLAMKLSNAGVKLLGTTAEDVDLAEDRSKFSALLDQLGISQPSWSKLQSIEDAKRFAEKIGYPVIVRPSYVLSGSAMRVAYNETSLENFLKLAAKVSLDHPVVISKFITQAKEVEVDGVSDGENVFIGAIMEHVENAGVHSGDATMTIPPQALKPEVQQDIEKATVSIVKALKIRGPYNIQYLVKDDVVHVIECNLRASRSMPFVSKTRGINLIELATLAMLGKKIDGVKLSPMTVAPHVGVKVPQFSFMRLSGADPVLGVEMLSTGEVACLGENFSDAFSKALQSAEVNIPDKDGAVLLSVGGDEERKKRVVPIAQAFAEMGFKIYATLNTATVLNANGINATVLHKVSEAKISPNILDYLQERKIDLVINVPMANKRSNISDIITDGYIIRRQAVEFNVPVITNLQLATALVEVLKKKGQNGNSIRSLNEYMQDLPWLLW; translated from the coding sequence ATGCCCAAGTTTGACTGGATAAAGAAAGTGCTGGTTCTGGGGAGCGGCGCCATCAAAATCGGGGAAGCTGCGGAATTTGACTATTCGGGAAGCCAATGCCTAAAAGCGTTGCGTGAAGACGGCATAGAAACCGTTCTGATTAACCCAAACATCGCTACTATCCAGACAGATCCTCGCTTGTCAGGTAAAGTTTACCTTTTGCCAGTTACTCCTGAGTATGTGGAGAAAGTGATTGAGAAAGAACGCCCTGATGGCATACTTTTGGGCTTCGGTGGACAAACTGCCCTTAACTGCGGCATCGAACTGGAAAAGAAAGGCATTCTGCAAAAGTACAATGTTAAGGTTTTAGGTACTCCTGTTCAAGCCATCGAAGACACAGGAGACCGTGAACGATTCCGCCAAGCCATGCTCAAAGCTGGTGTGCCGTTCCTAAAGAGTCAAGCTGCAACCAGCGTAAAACAAGCCTTGGAGATTGCTGACCAAATCGGTTATCCTGTGATGGTTCGAGTAGCTTACACGTTGGGCGGTAAAGGCGCAGGTGTGGCACACAACCAAAAAGAACTAAAAGACATAGTTTCAGTGGGTATAGTGCAGAGCCGCATTAGTCAAGTTCTCGTTGAGGAGTACGTGGGTGGCTGGAAAGAAGTCGAGTATGAAGTCATGCGTGATTACGCTGACAACTGCTTAACCGTTTGCAACATGGAAAACTTTGATCCGATGGGTATCCACACAGGCGACAGCATCGTTGTGGCGCCGTCTCAGACCTTGACTAACCGCGAGTACCATCATATACGTTCAATCTCCATAAATGCCATCCGTAGCTTGGGCATCGTGGGCGAATGCAACATCCAATGGGCACTGCACCCAACGTCTGAAGAGTGCCGAGTAATCGAAGTTAACTCACGCATGTCGCGCAGTTCAGCGCTTGCAAGCAAAGTTACAGGTTACCCCCTCGCATATATAGCCACGAAACTAACGCTAGGCTACACTCTACCTGAACTCATAAACAAAGTTACCGAGGTCACAACTGCCTGTTTTGAGCCAGCTCTTGACTACATAACCGTAAAAATCCCGCGTTGGGACCTGCAGAAGTTCAAAAACGCTGACCGCCATGTTGGTCCTCAAATGCGTAGCGTAGGCGAAGTTATGGCTATTGGGCGCTGTTTTGAGGAAGCCTTACAGAAAGCTGTGCGCATGCTAGACATCGGCAAGATAGGCTTAGTCTGCAACCCTGAAGACGCTGAGCCTGAATCAGAAGAGCGGTTACGCGACGAGATGGCTCACCCAACAGACGAGCGCCTCTACAAGATTGCCAAAGCCTTGCGCATGGGTATCCCGATAATGGAGATTTACCGCTTAAGCGGCGTAGACCCGTTCTTCCTATACAAAATCCAAAACATTGTTAATATGGAAGATAAACTCAAAGCCCTAAACCTGGCAGACAGCGACGCAGTTGAAGTCATACGCGAAGCCAAACGCATAGGGTTCTCTGATGAGCAGATTGCCGTTTGCCAAAAAACTAGTGCGTCAACAATCCGAAGCTTTAGAAAAACAGCCAACATTATCCCAGCCGTGAAACAAATTGACACGTTAGCGGCTGAGTGGCCAGCGAAGACAAACTATCTCTACCTGACTTACGGTGGAGACGAAGACGACATAGAACTCAGTGGCACTACAAGCAAAGTCGTTGTGCTTGGCGCTGGCGTGTTCCGCATCGGTTCAAGTGTAGAGTTCGACTGGTGTGGTGTCAACACTATTTGGGCGCTAAAGAAGAACGGCATACAAGAAGCCATTATGGTTAATTATAATCCTGAGACAGTTTCCACAGATTATGATGTTTCAGACAAACTCTACTTTGAAGAACTAACTACAGAGCGTATCCTCGATATTTATGATAAGGAAAGCCCGCTTGGCGTTATCACAAGTGTAGGCGGGCAAATTCCAAACAACTTAGCCATGAAACTCTCAAACGCAGGCGTAAAGTTGCTGGGCACAACGGCGGAGGATGTGGATTTAGCTGAAGACCGCTCCAAATTCAGCGCGTTACTAGACCAGTTGGGAATTTCTCAGCCAAGTTGGAGCAAACTGCAATCCATTGAGGATGCCAAACGTTTTGCGGAAAAGATTGGTTACCCAGTTATCGTGCGCCCAAGTTATGTGCTCTCTGGATCAGCGATGCGTGTAGCATACAATGAAACATCACTCGAGAACTTCTTAAAATTGGCAGCGAAGGTTTCTCTTGACCATCCTGTAGTTATCAGTAAATTCATCACGCAGGCAAAAGAAGTTGAAGTGGACGGTGTCTCTGACGGTGAGAACGTGTTCATCGGTGCTATAATGGAGCATGTGGAGAATGCTGGTGTTCACAGCGGCGACGCAACCATGACTATTCCGCCTCAAGCTCTAAAGCCTGAGGTGCAACAGGATATTGAGAAAGCCACAGTCAGCATAGTTAAGGCACTAAAGATTCGTGGTCCCTACAACATTCAGTACCTTGTTAAGGACGATGTTGTTCATGTTATTGAATGCAACCTGCGGGCATCCCGTTCCATGCCTTTCGTCAGTAAAACACGCGGAATAAACCTCATTGAACTGGCAACTTTGGCGATGCTGGGCAAAAAAATCGACGGCGTTAAACTCTCGCCAATGACTGTGGCGCCTCATGTTGGGGTTAAGGTTCCCCAGTTCAGCTTCATGCGCCTGAGCGGTGCCGACCCTGTTTTAGGTGTGGAAATGCTTAGCACAGGCGAAGTGGCATGTTTAGGTGAGAACTTTTCTGATGCGTTCTCCAAGGCGTTGCAATCTGCAGAGGTCAATATTCCAGATAAAGACGGCGCGGTCCTGTTGAGTGTTGGCGGCGATGAGGAACGCAAGAAACGTGTTGTCCCGATAGCACAGGCTTTTGCCGAGATGGGCTTTAAGATTTACGCGACACTGAACACGGCGACTGTACTTAACGCTAATGGCATAAATGCTACAGTGCTTCATAAGGTCAGTGAAGCTAAAATTAGCCCCAACATTTTGGACTATTTACAGGAACGCAAAATAGATTTAGTAATCAATGTGCCTATGGCAAACAAGCGCTCCAACATCTCTGACATCATAACCGACGGCTACATCATCAGACGCCAAGCTGTTGAATTCAACGTGCCTGTCATCACTAACTTGCAGCTGGCAACGGCGCTGGTGGAAGTGCTCAAGAAAAAAGGCCAAAACGGCAACTCTATACGTTCACTAAACGAGTATATGCAAGATTTGCCTTGGTTGCTCTGGTAA
- the carA gene encoding glutamine-hydrolyzing carbamoyl-phosphate synthase small subunit gives MAPQHSTFKNNKKAILLLEDGTSFIGNGFGATGKSSGEVVFSTQMVGYPEALTDPSYKGQILTFTYPMVGNYGVPSNELNLGLPLYFESDHIQVQGLIIHELCHEPFHWASTRTLDQWLTDEGVPGIYGVDTRRLTKKLRTRGVMLGILQVFGDGEEPDLGALLKDGKNIPDPNLTDLVKEVSIQKTVKYTVQGKKTVVLIDCGVKYSIIRNLLKRGIDVIRVPYDTSASEILSYNPDGVFLSNGPGDPKKCVKTIEAIRELSEKTPIMGICLGAQILALALGGDTYKLKFGHRAQNQPALDLNTKRCYITTQNHGYAIDPESLNNTPLEPWFLNPNDKTTEGIRHKTKPVFAVQWHPEASPGPYDTELLFDKFAKTLEVN, from the coding sequence TTGGCTCCACAACATAGCACGTTCAAAAATAACAAAAAAGCGATTCTGCTTCTTGAAGACGGAACGTCATTTATCGGTAATGGTTTTGGCGCAACAGGAAAATCATCTGGCGAAGTCGTTTTCTCAACGCAGATGGTTGGCTATCCAGAGGCATTAACTGACCCGTCATACAAGGGACAGATTTTAACTTTCACTTATCCAATGGTTGGCAACTACGGCGTTCCATCCAACGAGTTAAACCTTGGGCTTCCGCTTTACTTTGAATCTGACCACATCCAAGTCCAAGGTTTAATAATTCATGAACTATGTCACGAGCCGTTTCACTGGGCATCCACAAGAACCCTTGACCAATGGCTAACAGACGAAGGTGTACCCGGCATCTACGGAGTAGACACCAGACGTCTTACAAAAAAGCTTCGAACCCGTGGTGTCATGCTGGGGATTCTACAAGTTTTCGGAGACGGAGAAGAGCCAGATTTAGGCGCACTCTTAAAGGACGGCAAAAACATCCCTGACCCGAACCTGACAGATTTGGTCAAGGAAGTCTCCATCCAAAAAACCGTCAAGTACACTGTTCAAGGCAAAAAAACAGTGGTTCTAATCGACTGCGGAGTCAAATACAGCATCATCCGTAATCTCCTCAAACGAGGCATAGATGTCATACGCGTGCCCTATGATACTTCAGCTAGCGAAATCCTGTCTTACAACCCAGATGGCGTCTTCTTGAGCAATGGCCCAGGTGACCCCAAAAAATGTGTCAAAACCATCGAAGCCATCCGAGAACTCAGCGAAAAAACTCCAATCATGGGCATCTGTCTAGGTGCCCAAATACTTGCGCTAGCGCTAGGTGGAGACACTTACAAACTCAAATTTGGACACCGCGCCCAAAACCAGCCCGCACTTGACCTAAACACCAAACGCTGCTACATCACTACACAAAACCACGGTTACGCAATAGATCCAGAATCTCTAAATAATACGCCGCTGGAACCATGGTTCCTAAACCCCAACGACAAAACTACCGAAGGCATTCGTCACAAAACAAAGCCCGTTTTCGCTGTGCAATGGCACCCAGAAGCATCTCCAGGGCCATATGACACTGAACTGCTTTTTGACAAGTTCGCCAAAACCTTGGAGGTGAACTAG
- the argH gene encoding argininosuccinate lyase yields MLHGGRLGDVREDVAHFTSSRKDDARVADAVLAINKAHVVMLIEQEIIPLQDGAKILKALQKLSSQKLDPKAEDVHMAVEEAVLAETGPEVGGNLHIAKSRNDQVTTAIRMQLRSELLNIVQLLLNMQESLIETASKHTETVILAYTHLQPAQPVTFAHYLLSHVEALGRDLERLQNAYVHVNLCPLGAGALATTSFPINRKRTAELLGFNSVLENSIDAVGSRDFVVETQSALAMLAVNLSRLAEDLIIWSSPEFGTVELPDEFTSTSSIMPQKKNPEVLEIIRARASYALGDLVASVAALKSLPTTYNLDFQEITPKLWASTDNLTSSLSIFAKLIPNLKITADVEGKATAGFVGATELANMLVRKYNIAFRTSHKIVGAVVKALIGSKKTLFDATPELIENVAQEVAGIKLVVKSEDIVSCTNLRKLVETYKVQGGPSPKEVERAISAKNKTISQDKNSIAKLQEKLANAETALKTTVETYSLSNTPKNVRLKNPN; encoded by the coding sequence ATGCTACATGGGGGACGGCTCGGTGATGTCCGAGAAGACGTTGCTCACTTTACCTCATCCAGAAAGGACGATGCAAGAGTAGCCGATGCTGTTTTAGCAATCAACAAGGCTCACGTAGTCATGCTTATCGAGCAAGAAATCATCCCGTTGCAAGACGGCGCAAAGATTCTAAAAGCCCTCCAAAAACTATCCAGCCAAAAACTTGACCCTAAAGCCGAAGACGTTCACATGGCAGTAGAAGAAGCAGTCCTCGCCGAGACAGGACCAGAAGTGGGTGGAAACCTGCATATTGCCAAAAGCAGAAACGACCAAGTCACAACCGCTATCCGCATGCAACTGCGCAGTGAACTACTTAATATAGTGCAACTATTGCTGAACATGCAGGAAAGCCTGATTGAAACCGCTAGCAAACATACGGAAACCGTAATCTTAGCGTACACTCACTTGCAACCAGCTCAACCAGTCACATTCGCACATTACCTGCTATCTCACGTTGAGGCTTTAGGACGAGACCTTGAAAGATTACAAAACGCCTATGTGCATGTTAATCTGTGCCCTCTAGGTGCTGGAGCATTAGCAACAACTAGTTTTCCAATTAACCGCAAACGAACCGCCGAACTCTTAGGCTTCAATTCTGTTTTGGAAAACTCGATTGATGCAGTGGGTAGCAGAGACTTTGTCGTCGAAACCCAATCAGCGTTAGCAATGTTAGCGGTGAACTTGAGCCGCTTAGCCGAAGATTTGATAATTTGGAGTTCACCAGAATTCGGCACTGTCGAGTTACCTGACGAGTTCACCTCAACCAGCAGCATCATGCCGCAGAAAAAAAATCCAGAAGTGCTCGAGATAATACGTGCCCGAGCCAGCTACGCGCTTGGCGATTTAGTGGCTTCAGTCGCTGCTCTTAAGAGTTTGCCTACTACGTACAACCTTGATTTTCAAGAGATAACACCTAAGCTCTGGGCATCAACAGACAACTTGACCTCTTCTCTTAGCATTTTTGCTAAGCTAATCCCTAACCTGAAGATAACCGCTGATGTTGAGGGCAAAGCTACCGCAGGTTTCGTAGGCGCAACTGAACTCGCCAACATGCTGGTGCGAAAGTACAATATTGCTTTCCGCACATCCCATAAGATTGTAGGCGCTGTGGTTAAGGCATTGATTGGTTCTAAGAAAACTTTGTTTGATGCTACACCTGAATTGATAGAAAATGTTGCTCAGGAAGTTGCTGGCATCAAATTGGTGGTTAAGAGTGAAGACATTGTTTCATGCACAAATCTTCGCAAACTAGTCGAAACATATAAAGTACAAGGCGGTCCTTCACCCAAAGAAGTTGAAAGAGCCATATCAGCAAAAAACAAAACTATCTCACAAGACAAAAACAGCATCGCTAAACTCCAAGAGAAACTTGCCAACGCAGAAACCGCACTCAAAACAACCGTTGAAACGTATTCTCTTTCAAACACGCCTAAAAACGTAAGGCTTAAAAATCCAAACTGA
- a CDS encoding argininosuccinate synthase — protein MPEKIVLAYSGGLDTSVLIKYLQEKYNAQVITVTVDVGQMEDQKAAEEKAKKLGVYKHYGIDAKDEFAKDYIFPAIKANALYEGKYPISTSLSRPLIAKKMVEIAEKEDATGLAHGCTGRGNDQVRFDITLGALAPDKKILAPVREWGMTREEEIEYAKAKGIPVSTAAKKYSIDASVWGRAIECGLLEDANNAPPEDAYEWTTAPEKAPDAPEIVTIKFERGVPVAINGKNMQPLELIMEMNKIAGKHGVGRIDHIEDRLVGIKSREVYECPAATVILEAHKDLEKMVMTRHEVLFKQQVDAEWVFLAYAGLWVDPLKEDLDAFINRSQENVNGEVKLKLYKGSLQVIGRSSPMSLYDKNLANYNIKTSFNQSYSKGFIELWGLQTRMYNVLKKKSGKKTKKT, from the coding sequence ATACCCGAAAAAATCGTCCTAGCTTACTCAGGCGGATTAGACACATCCGTACTAATAAAATACCTTCAAGAAAAATATAACGCACAAGTCATAACCGTAACCGTAGACGTCGGCCAAATGGAAGACCAAAAAGCAGCAGAGGAAAAAGCCAAAAAACTCGGCGTCTACAAACACTATGGAATAGACGCCAAAGACGAATTTGCCAAAGACTACATCTTCCCAGCCATAAAAGCCAACGCACTCTACGAAGGCAAATACCCCATCAGCACAAGCCTATCCCGCCCACTAATCGCAAAAAAAATGGTGGAAATCGCCGAAAAAGAAGACGCCACAGGTCTGGCACACGGCTGCACAGGCAGAGGCAACGACCAAGTACGCTTCGACATAACCCTAGGCGCATTGGCACCAGACAAAAAAATCCTCGCACCAGTCCGCGAATGGGGCATGACACGCGAAGAAGAAATTGAATACGCCAAAGCCAAAGGTATCCCCGTCTCCACTGCCGCCAAAAAATACAGCATAGACGCAAGCGTTTGGGGCAGAGCCATCGAATGCGGACTACTCGAAGACGCAAACAACGCGCCGCCAGAAGACGCTTATGAATGGACAACCGCGCCAGAAAAAGCCCCAGACGCACCAGAGATAGTAACCATAAAGTTCGAGAGAGGCGTTCCAGTTGCCATCAACGGCAAAAACATGCAACCACTCGAGCTCATCATGGAAATGAACAAGATTGCTGGCAAGCATGGTGTGGGTCGCATAGATCACATTGAAGACCGCTTAGTTGGCATTAAATCACGCGAGGTTTACGAGTGCCCCGCAGCCACAGTGATTCTGGAAGCTCACAAAGACCTTGAAAAAATGGTCATGACACGGCACGAGGTTTTGTTCAAACAGCAAGTTGATGCTGAATGGGTTTTCTTAGCTTACGCTGGATTGTGGGTTGACCCCTTAAAAGAAGACCTTGACGCATTCATTAATCGCTCTCAGGAGAACGTGAACGGCGAGGTCAAACTAAAACTCTACAAGGGCAGTCTCCAAGTTATCGGGCGCTCATCACCAATGTCACTCTACGACAAGAACCTAGCCAACTACAACATAAAAACCAGCTTCAACCAATCCTACTCGAAAGGCTTCATAGAACTTTGGGGACTTCAAACAAGAATGTACAATGTGCTAAAAAAGAAGTCAGGCAAGAAAACCAAGAAGACCTAA
- a CDS encoding ACT domain-containing protein yields the protein MTIAKNVRDHLKNKPYLLEALEKGIVNLSELSRQIQKELKINDTSAIKAALRRYAEELQKHKQKREEKVLHLLRRSSIAVYDHKAVMITGKEFNSKTGMKVDLLNKFVYLLDRADMPQRVNTLVKHDNCTMIVIHSPEELEATPGVVAFLATLLAEQNVNIVEFISCWTETILVVEKKDSLKAYEVLSNMVG from the coding sequence ATGACGATAGCTAAAAATGTCAGGGACCACCTGAAAAATAAGCCCTATTTGCTGGAAGCGTTAGAGAAAGGCATAGTTAATCTGAGTGAGCTTTCTAGGCAGATTCAGAAAGAACTAAAAATTAATGACACAAGTGCCATAAAAGCTGCCTTGCGCCGTTATGCGGAAGAGTTGCAAAAGCATAAGCAGAAGCGGGAAGAGAAGGTTTTGCATTTGTTGCGGCGGAGCAGTATTGCGGTGTATGACCATAAAGCGGTAATGATTACGGGAAAGGAGTTCAACTCGAAAACGGGTATGAAAGTGGATTTACTCAATAAATTCGTTTACTTACTAGATAGAGCCGATATGCCTCAGCGGGTGAACACTCTTGTGAAGCATGATAACTGCACTATGATTGTGATTCATTCTCCTGAAGAGCTTGAGGCGACGCCGGGTGTTGTGGCTTTTTTGGCGACTTTGCTTGCTGAGCAGAACGTGAACATCGTTGAGTTCATTTCCTGTTGGACGGAGACGATTTTGGTGGTTGAGAAGAAGGACAGCCTCAAAGCCTATGAGGTTTTGTCGAATATGGTTGGTTAA
- a CDS encoding type II toxin-antitoxin system HicB family antitoxin encodes MSIQLPFPIIIAREGKWFVASCPLLDVATQGKSEAEVKANMADLIDDYLSDPDTPKPAIEDLMSLSLANIAVTVPEGVLRAKASTVASAKSN; translated from the coding sequence ATGTCTATTCAGTTGCCTTTCCCGATTATTATTGCCAGAGAGGGAAAATGGTTTGTTGCTTCTTGTCCTCTTTTAGATGTTGCTACGCAGGGAAAATCTGAGGCGGAGGTTAAAGCGAACATGGCTGATTTAATCGATGATTACCTAAGTGATCCTGATACGCCTAAGCCTGCGATTGAGGATTTGATGTCTCTTTCGTTAGCAAATATTGCCGTTACTGTTCCTGAAGGTGTTTTGCGTGCCAAAGCTTCGACCGTTGCCTCAGCGAAAAGTAATTGA
- a CDS encoding AIPR family protein, protein MDNKEFYDRFQMLLENVNRKYELESIHDSLIVWFGENSMYLDPEEIVERIVEDTHAEGIDAVLIDERNLTIYFISAKTNGFDQIEKNLSENDVKSTLEGMRLLLTGGYKGKITPELENLVDEYHALVNTGNYETKILFLFMKKNPVDDKYVKQFLKDFERTDVIFFNFCDLKDFYEGSFLLSVASPPERISFTVLSSYLKKESPRKAYVFTCKGIELAKIFNDYKERIFQQNVRLSLGLKSRSINKKIFETAISSQRKNDFWYFNNGITIVCSNVDVVPSGRVANLRKPQIINGAQTTYALFDAYSSGKLDDCVELLVKVIETHEKEFIENVTLYTNSQNAIRLRDLSSNDEVQITIQRVINGCFQYFYERKRGEFDSTYKTPREKIQNFGRGYKNKIISNEKAAQAFLALYLNMPSQSKSEKGRIFVKDTSGFYEQVFNKNEKLLAEKLFLAWKILRFVEQKKREYKKELKQLKKAVLSGDKPKEVLTAYDSVLHSEYFVLDLMRDFICRTNDIVHDRVAIMDILKQIDGNSDNLQQIYDIIKNEIANYTNELRKDPEYYHNKFFKSEKSIGLLREFMRKRYAFIDAMP, encoded by the coding sequence TTGGATAACAAAGAATTCTATGACCGGTTCCAGATGCTGTTAGAAAATGTAAATCGAAAATATGAATTGGAGTCAATTCATGATTCTCTAATAGTATGGTTCGGCGAGAATTCAATGTACTTGGACCCTGAAGAAATAGTGGAAAGAATTGTCGAAGATACACACGCAGAAGGAATTGACGCAGTACTCATTGACGAAAGAAACTTAACCATATACTTTATCTCTGCTAAAACTAATGGCTTTGACCAAATCGAAAAAAACCTCTCCGAAAATGACGTAAAATCAACTTTGGAGGGAATGAGGTTATTATTAACTGGCGGTTATAAAGGTAAAATAACACCTGAACTTGAAAATCTAGTTGATGAATATCATGCACTAGTGAATACTGGTAATTATGAAACCAAGATTTTATTCCTTTTTATGAAGAAGAATCCTGTGGATGATAAATATGTAAAGCAATTTCTAAAAGATTTTGAGCGCACAGACGTTATATTTTTTAACTTTTGCGATTTGAAGGACTTTTACGAAGGCAGTTTTCTTCTGTCCGTAGCCTCTCCACCAGAAAGAATATCGTTCACAGTACTTTCAAGCTACTTAAAGAAGGAGAGCCCTCGAAAAGCGTACGTTTTCACATGTAAGGGTATAGAACTTGCTAAAATATTCAACGACTACAAGGAACGAATTTTTCAACAAAACGTAAGACTTTCACTTGGGCTAAAATCACGAAGTATCAACAAGAAAATTTTCGAGACAGCAATCAGTAGCCAGCGAAAAAACGATTTCTGGTATTTTAATAACGGGATTACAATCGTTTGCTCTAACGTGGATGTCGTTCCGAGCGGCAGAGTGGCGAACCTGAGAAAACCCCAGATTATTAACGGCGCTCAAACAACATATGCTCTTTTTGATGCGTATAGTAGCGGTAAACTAGATGACTGCGTCGAGTTGCTAGTGAAAGTAATTGAAACTCATGAAAAAGAGTTTATTGAAAACGTAACTTTATACACAAACTCTCAAAATGCTATACGCCTAAGGGATTTATCTTCAAACGATGAAGTACAAATTACTATTCAAAGGGTGATAAACGGCTGTTTCCAATATTTTTATGAAAGAAAAAGAGGAGAGTTCGATTCTACATACAAAACCCCCAGAGAAAAGATACAAAACTTTGGAAGAGGATATAAAAATAAGATAATTAGTAATGAGAAAGCGGCGCAAGCATTCTTAGCATTATACCTCAACATGCCGTCTCAATCCAAATCAGAGAAGGGACGCATATTCGTGAAGGACACCAGCGGCTTTTACGAGCAGGTATTCAATAAGAATGAAAAATTGCTTGCAGAAAAATTGTTCCTTGCTTGGAAGATTCTTCGATTTGTAGAGCAAAAAAAGAGAGAATATAAAAAAGAGCTCAAGCAACTTAAAAAGGCGGTTCTATCTGGGGATAAGCCTAAAGAAGTATTGACTGCCTATGACTCAGTTCTACACTCCGAGTACTTCGTTCTTGATTTAATGAGAGACTTCATTTGTCGAACCAATGATATTGTCCATGATAGAGTCGCCATTATGGATATACTCAAACAAATAGATGGAAACAGTGATAATCTTCAACAAATATACGATATCATTAAAAATGAAATAGCCAACTACACAAATGAACTCAGAAAGGATCCGGAATACTACCACAACAAATTCTTCAAAAGCGAAAAAAGCATCGGACTATTGAGGGAATTTATGCGCAAAAGATATGCTTTTATCGATGCTATGCCCTAA